The Raphanus sativus cultivar WK10039 chromosome 6, ASM80110v3, whole genome shotgun sequence sequence AATGTCACAGTGTCTAGACTTGGCATCCCAAGCTGCATCCACATTGTAGAGACGTCCTCGTATCTCGACAACACTAGGAATAGCAAAGGCGATGTGACACCAAGATGCTGAGCCTTTGAACAGTACAGAGAGCAAATCATCTCTTGAGCAATCTTCCCATCTAAATTCTGACCGTGCACCACATGAGCAGCACCTTAAGTACTCCACTCCAGAGGAAGTTTGACAGATTTGAAACCAGGAAGTAATAGGCATCAAACACTCTATAGCAGAGTAGAAACAACCACGAGACATAAAGATGTAGCCAAAGGACACTGAGTCCATCAGTACGTTACCAACTAAAGCTCGAGTCACCAGCACATCAAGCATTGCATCCCATTCAAAAGAATAGGGATAATCAGAGAGCAAGGAGCTAAGGTGAACCTGTATGTCTATAAGCGAATGGATAAATGGAAGACTTGAACAACAGTTGTGTGAAGACCCATTCCGGAGCTGACAGAGATACGACCTGTATATCACAGGAAAAGAAAGCTGACAAGGAGGCGACCTGTATACCACAGGAAAAGAACGCCAGTAAACAAAGATAGTGTCACCGGTGACCACAAGAGCAGCATCGTCATTACTGAGCTTACTTGACACCATTGAAAGATTAAACCTCAGATATAGGATTTGAGTAGCTTGTGGAGGAGATCTGGGAGAAGTAGCGAGGCTGACGGAAGCGCCTGGCAGTGGTGGGTCTGGAGGTTTTGGTGGCTTGACTGGAGAAAGAGTTTCACTTTGAAGGTGCTTGTTCGTCGACGGATCTGGAAGAGACCTGGACCgtgaaggaggaggaagagctgTCACCATCATCTTCAAGGAGGAGCAGTGCTGCATCAAGCCAAGGAACAACGGCGGCGGATCTGGAGGGGGACGACGGCACGACGGATGAGTAGTCGGCATGGTCATGGAAAGGAGCAGAGTCGATTCAGAGAGAGGAGGTAAGAGCGTCGTGGTCGGAGCTGGGGGGATCCATCGGAGCGGCGCCTTGGGATGCGGGTCTGAGAGAGTTTTAAATAACGAACATGTTGTTCCCAAGtatgtagttgatcttctaacTTGACATTGTATCTGCGGAGTACATGAAGCGATATTGCATATCTTCACAATGATTGAAAATACCAGTAAGAGAATATCAACGTCTATCTTGAaatttgacatatttttttctctttttcccAACTTGTATCTCTTCATTTGCATTAACAATATGAGCCATTGAAATCCCTgcacaaaaacataaataaaaagtcATAAGAACCTGTATAATTGAACTGAAATGGTGTGAATAATCCTTGAAAAGTTACTCACGTAATATAAAGCGACGGTGGTGGACTTTAGctaaagagaaagaagacaaaTAAATAAGGTCAAATAAATCAGTAGGGATCATATCCTAACAGATGCCGTCAAATTTGACTGCCAAAACAATGTTTACAAAAGTACGTTAAACAAATTATACTACTTTCATGTTGTAAAATAAGATTAGACCATTGTAAGAAAGATGAGTATCAAATAATCAGACCAGAGTTCgtatataagtaaatttaaaaagctgaagaaaacaaaagatgaGTGTCTATTATTTctagaataaaacaaaaccatagCAATTCtgaaataaagaacaaaaatcataacaattctgaaaaaaacagaacaaaaaccATTGAAACTCAgtaaagtaataataaaaactcaattttaaagaacaaaaaaaaaatccaagttGAAGAACTATCTTTAAAACTCCAACCATGTAGATGCGTTTTAACTTCAGCCACTTAGTTTACgaagatttattttaattcatccACAGCGATCTGTTATGGACATATTCACCAAACCAGATTTCATGCCTAAGCTGTGAACAAGGGTCATCGCCTCTTAACGCATGCAAATCATCATCCAAGTCAGGAATTTCCTTGATAGAATCCCAAACATTGTTAGCTTTGTCTTCAGCTTCCTTCACCAATCTTTTCTGTAACCTCCTCGCAAACCTTTTCCGAGTTATATGCATCAGTTCTTGCTTTCTTTCTATGGGAAAGCTTTTCTCCAGAGCTTTTTCTTGATGAAGAAAAAACTTCATGTTCACATGTTTTCGGGTGTCCTATTCCTTCTGCCTCATCTATCACATGGAAAATATCATTATCATTTTTCCTCTTGTTTTCTTCAAATTGATAGGATCATGCGTCAACGTAATCACCTAGACCCACAACATTCTCTCCAGTTGCAGTATCTAGTTCAAATACAGTCCTTAGCTCTTCAAAATCTTCAAACGAATCCTCAcgcatatatttttatttggatgaGTATATTGACAAAAGATCACTATAATAAGAGTCATATGTAAACAACACCAACGTAAGCATGGatttcatattataatttttaccTGCAGATAGACATTCTATACTTTATCATATGCTGTGATTTTTTTCGTTTCAGAGTCCCACCCAAAACAAAAACTACAACAAAGAAAATCTGCAAATCCTTGGTACATACCCTTCAAGATTTTCATCCTGTTTGTATACTGACAGCATGTTTTTGTAGATCCAAGTTGTTTTCATAGAGTTGTTAGTATTCTGGATCCCCCTGTCGGTTTGTTGAATTTACCACTGGCATCACGAAAACTTTGATTAATTGCATCCACTAGTAACCTAAATAACAACTTGTGCTCAGATTCAGACCATGAATGATATTGACCTTTATCCTTTACGTCTTTTGGATCTCCCATTGTTTGGAAGGAATCTAGTCATATAACACACCATAAGattataagagcatctccattagtGAACCCCTTTTGGGGTTCACatggattttttaatatttttttggtgggACCGTGAATAGTGAAGAATCTGTATTTATTTTGCGGTTCCATTAATGAACCTGAATATGAAGTtcttaagaataaaataattttttgttttttaaagtttttatttaataaaattttttatttgttacaaTGAAAATTCATACAAAGATTATTCATCTAATTGTAGCCGTATTCTGAATCCGCAACGAATTGTAGCATGTTGATGTGCTCCTTTAGCATTTTTCTGTCTCTTATCTCATCTGCGGGTTCCATCTGcacattttatatgtaaattagaACCCAAACAAGAAAGCCCCTTAATCGAAATTGAAATCGAACTCTAAAACGATTTCgaaatcaaaaactaaatcGAATTGGAAATAAAACCCTAAATCGAACCCTATAGATGATTTAACAACCTTAAAAATGAAAGCCACGACTCCAATTAGAACCCTAACACGAAACCCCCAAATCGATTTGAACTTTAACCGGTGAATCTACGCGATTTTAACCGGTGAATCTACGCGAGGATTACCTGAGCTCGTCGTAGGGAGACTACGTCGTCGATTTATCGGAGAAGATGACCGGATTTGAGCTTCGCAGGACGAGTCGCCAAAATCGCTTCAGAGAAACACGAAACCCTAGTTTTTCTAGAGAACAAAGAAAATGAAACCTCTCTCTTCGATCCCGTGTTTTTTCGGTGTGTACGCGAACTCGCGTCTCCAATCGCAGCAAGACACGTGGTGTGAGACGGGTTCATACGGGCTCACTCATAAGAGACGGGCTCGCCGAGTTTaaccattttctttttttaattttcggGCCTAAGAAACTCAGCccataaaactttttaaaaactccaatggagatgctctaagaacCAAGAGAATAAATCTATATTCTTTGTAAAACCATAtctataaaaatgaattaacaTGTTTTATATTGATCGTCAAAACACTCAAAACCATAAAAAGAACAATTTTCAAAGACAAATATCATCCAAACTCATgaaaactaaacaaaagaaTGAAACCAATATGAAACTACACGTTCCAATCAGAAAAAATAATGGAAAAGAACACTCACTTTGACAAATAACAGAGATGATTGATGCATGTATCCTAACAGTTTTGTATCGCTTTTCCGTGTTACTGATCGTACCTATCTAATTCTAATTAAACAACTAAACGTAAAAGAAGCCCCATcatattgtttaattttctaaggAGAGCCCATAAAGATATCAACAAGATAAATAtttatccaaaacaaaaaaattaataaaatcagcATGGCTAGCTCATGTACCTTACATCCATAGATCTCATGGTGGAATGACATAAACAAAACTCTAATCTCCAACAAGACGGGCCGACGAAGTTTCAGAGGAACCCGAGAGTTGTGTTTGTGAAATTTCATGATCTGAGAAATCTCTGATGGTCGGCAAGAGAGGTCTGAATTTTTCGTAGGCATCTTATGTCATCTTTATCACCAGCCATGACGgaagaaaaacagaggaagaaaatGATGAACAACATAGTGATGATTGATAAAGGAAGAAGCTTTATGGGGTTTAAGGTGATCTCCATGGATGAAGTGATCAGTGGTCTTCTGAGTTTGGATTGAAATTAAAGTTTTCAGAGATGATCTACCTACCAATGAAGTTGCAGAGAGACAAATCTGCCCTCAGTTgtcttttgtatatatttttttgttcatcttttGATAGacgttgttttatttttattttgaagtctCTCCAAATAACACATGTAGATGTAGGAGTTTTATAGCTATACTTTTAATCGGAATAAATTCAAAGTATTCAAAAATCacatttgtaaaagaaaaatttgaaataatgtTTATCTTTCGATAACGGTAGATTTAATATAAGTTTTGTAAATAGTTAATTGAATAACAGGAAATATGTAAGTGATTGTAGTGGTTTTACATAAATTCTTAATCGAATAACAAGGGATTTCAAACAATTCCAAAACCTTGTAAAATCATAGTTTCAATACAACCtcgtgtttcaaaaaaaataataatatacaaccCCTAAATGGACTGGTCCAGAGAGGTTTCTAAAGTTGAACGGGCTTCTCGAATTCAATCTACATAAAATGTTAGCCCATAACCCCCATCAATTGTTTCAGAGAACCCTAATCTTACGCCCACACATATATATTCCACACATTTGGTCCAAGATTAAGGTTCTACTTTATCGACAATGGCTGAAAGAGGTGGAGAACGCGGCGCCGAGCGTGGCGGTGACCGTGGCGGTTTCGGACGCGGATTCGGCGGTCGTGGCGGCGGCGGAAGAGGTGGTCCAAGAGGCCGTGGACGCCGTGCAGGCCGTCCCACCGAAGAAGAGAAATGGACACCAGTCACCAAGCTCGGTCGTCTCGTACGAGACGGTAAAATCAAGCAGCTAGAGCAGATCTATCTCCACTCTCTCCCCGTCAAGGAGTACCAAATCATAGACCTCCTCGTCGGACATTCGCTAAAAGACGAGGTTATGAAAATCATGCCTGTCCAGAAACAGACGAGAGCTGGTCAGAGGACGAGGTTCAAGGCCTTTGTCGTTGTCGGAGATGGTAATGGACATGTCGGGCTGGGAGTGAAGTGCTCGAAGGAGGTTGCGACTGCTATTAGAGGTGGGATTATTCTTGCGAAGCTG is a genomic window containing:
- the LOC130496889 gene encoding uncharacterized protein LOC130496889 isoform X1; the encoded protein is MPTKNSDLSCRPSEISQIMKFHKHNSRVPLKLRRPVLLEIRVLFMSFHHEIYGCKLKSTTVALYYGFQWLILLMQMKRYKLGKREKNMSNFKIDVDILLLVFSIIVKICNIASCTPQIQCQVRRSTTYLGTTCSLFKTLSDPHPKAPLRWIPPAPTTTLLPPLSESTLLLSMTMPTTHPSCRRPPPDPPPLFLGLMQHCSSLKMMVTALPPPSRSRSLPDPSTNKHLQSETLSPVKPPKPPDPPLPGASVSLATSPRSPPQATQILYLRFNLSMVSSKLSNDDAALVVTGDTIFVYWRSFPVVYRSPPCQLSFPVIYRSYLCQLRNGSSHNCCSSLPFIHSLIDIQVHLSSLLSDYPYSFEWDAMLDVLVTRALVGNVLMDSVSFGYIFMSRGCFYSAIECLMPITSWFQICQTSSGVEYLRCCSCGARSEFRWEDCSRDDLLSVLFKGSASWCHIAFAIPSVVEIRGRLYNVDAAWDAKSRHCDIGGILSGANIITLPNLCKSRNHVSSALMAEAIAVHLTVTTAVYSNIRSLAVFFDSLSLIKLLKNGGSQLELFGIMFDIYHYLFYFDVVFCIFIFGNFNGESDLVAKSALSLVVTIPLIGV
- the LOC130496776 gene encoding 40S ribosomal protein S2-2-like; amino-acid sequence: MAERGGERGAERGGDRGGFGRGFGGRGGGGRGGPRGRGRRAGRPTEEEKWTPVTKLGRLVRDGKIKQLEQIYLHSLPVKEYQIIDLLVGHSLKDEVMKIMPVQKQTRAGQRTRFKAFVVVGDGNGHVGLGVKCSKEVATAIRGGIILAKLSVIPVRRGYWGNKIGKPHTVPCKVTGKCGSVTVRMVPAPRGAGIVAARVPKKVLQFAGIDDVFTSSRGSTKTLGNFVKATFDCLQKTYGFLTPEFWKETSFKKSPYQEYTDFLSSKTDSVAKVITEVEDQA
- the LOC130496889 gene encoding uncharacterized protein LOC130496889 isoform X2, which gives rise to MPTKNSDLSCRPSEISQIMKFHKHNSRVPLKLRRPVLLEIRVLFMSFHHEIYGCKGFQWLILLMQMKRYKLGKREKNMSNFKIDVDILLLVFSIIVKICNIASCTPQIQCQVRRSTTYLGTTCSLFKTLSDPHPKAPLRWIPPAPTTTLLPPLSESTLLLSMTMPTTHPSCRRPPPDPPPLFLGLMQHCSSLKMMVTALPPPSRSRSLPDPSTNKHLQSETLSPVKPPKPPDPPLPGASVSLATSPRSPPQATQILYLRFNLSMVSSKLSNDDAALVVTGDTIFVYWRSFPVVYRSPPCQLSFPVIYRSYLCQLRNGSSHNCCSSLPFIHSLIDIQVHLSSLLSDYPYSFEWDAMLDVLVTRALVGNVLMDSVSFGYIFMSRGCFYSAIECLMPITSWFQICQTSSGVEYLRCCSCGARSEFRWEDCSRDDLLSVLFKGSASWCHIAFAIPSVVEIRGRLYNVDAAWDAKSRHCDIGGILSGANIITLPNLCKSRNHVSSALMAEAIAVHLTVTTAVYSNIRSLAVFFDSLSLIKLLKNGGSQLELFGIMFDIYHYLFYFDVVFCIFIFGNFNGESDLVAKSALSLVVTIPLIGV